In a genomic window of Nesterenkonia halotolerans:
- a CDS encoding FUSC family protein yields the protein MTSERSTDSSLARARRFTRRRARVGFRRARHSVIPALQMTVAGVGAYTVAEQLLGHEAPLFAAIAALIALGFSKEPRMRKVLEVSVGCTLGILIGDVLLQLLGSNLATAALVLFLSIMLARFLDPGPVLAMQMGLQALLVVLIPPPEVGLLGPFTRSADAIVGGAVALLITLLTPKDPRREPIAELKSVVDAMTASLRDVAEAVRSSDSRQAWHSLIRCRGLQPQIDELRTAVNSAKELTSFSPAYRKHRHYVRHMAEVADQVDLAVRSMRVVARRIISTVDNASLTDAGVENLSAVLDEFADASLLLSQAVSEPGPAYAQRMETAQDALASLAQHLHPKSLGIVTLEGETVVLLLRTLVVDLLQAAGSTHADARDQLPEL from the coding sequence GTGACATCTGAGCGCAGCACCGACTCCTCGCTCGCCCGTGCGCGCCGTTTCACCAGACGTCGGGCGCGGGTGGGTTTCCGCAGGGCGCGGCATTCAGTGATTCCCGCCCTGCAGATGACGGTGGCCGGGGTGGGCGCCTATACCGTGGCGGAACAGCTTCTCGGCCACGAAGCTCCCCTCTTCGCCGCCATCGCGGCGCTGATCGCCCTGGGGTTCTCCAAGGAACCGCGGATGCGCAAGGTGCTCGAGGTCAGTGTGGGATGCACTCTGGGCATCCTCATCGGAGATGTGCTGCTCCAGCTCTTGGGTTCCAACCTGGCCACTGCGGCACTGGTGCTGTTCCTCTCCATCATGCTGGCCCGGTTCCTCGATCCGGGACCGGTCCTGGCGATGCAGATGGGACTCCAGGCTCTGCTGGTGGTGCTCATACCCCCGCCCGAGGTGGGACTGCTCGGACCCTTCACACGCAGCGCCGATGCCATAGTCGGCGGAGCAGTGGCTCTGCTGATCACCCTGCTGACGCCCAAGGACCCCAGACGGGAGCCCATCGCCGAGCTCAAGAGCGTGGTGGATGCGATGACCGCCTCGCTGCGCGACGTCGCGGAGGCCGTGCGCAGCTCCGACTCCCGGCAGGCCTGGCACTCGCTGATCCGCTGCCGCGGTCTGCAGCCGCAGATCGATGAGCTGCGCACTGCCGTGAACTCAGCCAAAGAGCTCACCAGCTTCTCTCCGGCCTACCGCAAGCACCGGCACTATGTCCGGCATATGGCGGAGGTGGCCGACCAGGTGGATCTCGCCGTGCGCAGCATGCGGGTGGTGGCGCGGCGGATCATCAGCACGGTGGACAATGCGTCACTGACCGATGCGGGCGTGGAGAACCTCTCGGCCGTGCTGGATGAGTTCGCCGACGCCTCGTTGCTGCTCTCGCAGGCTGTCTCGGAGCCGGGGCCCGCCTACGCGCAGCGGATGGAGACCGCCCAGGATGCGCTGGCATCACTGGCTCAGCACCTGCATCCCAAATCTCTGGGCATTGTGACCCTCGAAGGTGAGACCGTGGTGCTGCTGCTGCGCACACTGGTCGTGGATCTGCTGCAGGCCGCCGGATCCACCCATGCGGATGCCCGCGATCAGCTTCCCGAGCTCTGA
- the pstS gene encoding phosphate ABC transporter substrate-binding protein PstS: MKMKSFGRTAAILSVASLALVGCGESNTPAAEGDSEGEGASSEVAGTLVGGGASSQEAAMTAWTDGFTSVAPDAQVNYASVGSGGGRDGFLGGEYDFAGSDAAMSDEEWESSKEICGPEGAFHVPSYISPVAVAFNVEGIDDTLNLDADTIASIFAGEVTSWDDEAIAEHNPDIELPSTPITVVHRADDSGTTENFVDYLATASDVWDYEVSGEWPGEIAAESAQQTSGVVGLTSDTDGAITYADASQIGDLGTVAVQVGEEYVEYSPEAASQAVASSSPVEGQASNNMAYELDRRTEESGAYPVVLVSYHIFCNEYPDQETADLAVAFGEYVLSEDGQATAEAAAGNAPISEDLRSGAMESLSAITVAE; the protein is encoded by the coding sequence GTGAAGATGAAGAGCTTCGGCCGCACAGCGGCCATCCTGTCCGTGGCATCCCTGGCCCTTGTGGGCTGTGGAGAATCCAACACCCCTGCCGCTGAGGGCGACTCCGAGGGCGAGGGCGCGAGCAGCGAAGTTGCGGGCACCCTGGTCGGCGGCGGCGCTTCCTCCCAGGAGGCTGCGATGACGGCATGGACCGACGGCTTCACCTCGGTTGCTCCCGACGCGCAGGTCAACTACGCCTCCGTGGGCTCCGGCGGCGGCCGCGACGGCTTCCTCGGCGGCGAGTACGACTTCGCTGGATCCGACGCGGCGATGAGCGATGAGGAGTGGGAGTCCTCCAAGGAGATCTGCGGTCCCGAGGGAGCATTCCACGTGCCGTCCTACATCTCCCCCGTGGCAGTCGCGTTCAACGTCGAAGGCATCGACGACACCCTGAACCTCGACGCCGACACCATCGCCTCCATCTTCGCCGGCGAGGTCACGAGCTGGGACGATGAGGCCATCGCCGAGCACAACCCGGACATCGAACTGCCCTCCACCCCGATCACCGTCGTGCACCGCGCAGACGACTCCGGGACCACCGAGAACTTCGTGGACTACCTCGCAACAGCGTCGGACGTCTGGGACTACGAGGTCTCCGGTGAATGGCCGGGCGAGATCGCCGCGGAATCTGCTCAGCAGACTTCCGGCGTCGTCGGCCTGACTTCAGATACCGATGGCGCCATCACCTACGCGGACGCTTCCCAGATCGGTGATCTGGGCACGGTTGCCGTGCAGGTCGGCGAAGAGTACGTCGAGTACTCACCTGAGGCAGCCTCGCAGGCAGTGGCATCGTCCTCCCCGGTGGAGGGACAGGCTTCGAACAACATGGCCTACGAGCTGGATCGCAGGACCGAAGAGTCCGGCGCCTACCCGGTCGTGCTGGTCAGCTACCACATCTTCTGCAACGAGTACCCGGACCAGGAGACAGCTGACCTTGCCGTCGCCTTCGGCGAGTACGTTCTCTCCGAGGACGGTCAGGCCACGGCTGAGGCAGCGGCAGGAAACGCTCCGATCTCCGAGGACCTGCGCAGCGGAGCCATGGAGTCCCTCTCCGCCATCACCGTGGCAGAGTGA